From a region of the Bermanella marisrubri genome:
- the xseA gene encoding exodeoxyribonuclease VII large subunit, which translates to MKATQTQPITVSQLNRQSKELLETYLHNVVVTGEISNLARPRSGHWYFSLKDERAQVRCAMFKNRTQFVNFAPKEGDQVIIYASVSLYEARGDYQLIVNKMESAGEGALRAAFDALKKHLFTQGLFNQEYKQALPKHPQHLGVITSPTGAAIRDVLSVLKRRMPSLPVSIYPTQVQGQQAAAQIVAAIERANRDQQCDVIILTRGGGSLEDLWPFNEEAVAWAIFHSRIPIISAVGHEVDVSISDFVADVRAATPSAAAEMVSMDRFEWLGRFENAERALLRAWSNRIQHWQFRVEQLSKRIRHPREKLQENMQRLDMASMRLNTIMEKQLQREQTRVAHLVHRFYQVQPQRQLERQKLQLQQLNKRLQLAMKQELNQFKHRLQNQAEVLNAVSPLSTLGRGYAILTTESGEAIRSSKQVTAGDTIHGRLHQGSITATILNSDDAN; encoded by the coding sequence ATGAAAGCAACTCAAACACAGCCTATTACCGTCAGTCAGCTTAACCGACAAAGCAAGGAGCTGCTGGAAACCTATTTGCACAATGTCGTTGTGACGGGGGAAATTAGTAACCTCGCCCGCCCTCGCAGTGGCCACTGGTACTTCAGTTTAAAAGACGAACGCGCCCAGGTTCGCTGCGCTATGTTTAAAAATCGAACGCAATTTGTGAACTTTGCTCCCAAAGAAGGAGATCAGGTTATTATTTATGCCTCCGTCAGTCTTTATGAGGCGCGCGGTGACTACCAACTCATTGTGAATAAAATGGAAAGCGCCGGTGAAGGTGCTTTACGAGCCGCATTTGATGCATTAAAAAAACATTTGTTTACACAGGGCCTGTTTAATCAAGAATACAAGCAGGCCTTACCCAAACATCCACAACACTTGGGTGTGATTACCAGTCCTACGGGGGCTGCTATTCGTGACGTACTATCGGTTTTAAAACGTCGAATGCCTAGCCTACCCGTCTCAATTTATCCAACTCAAGTGCAAGGCCAGCAAGCGGCAGCGCAAATTGTTGCGGCCATCGAACGGGCCAATCGCGACCAACAATGCGATGTCATCATTCTCACACGTGGTGGTGGCAGTCTCGAAGATCTTTGGCCATTCAACGAAGAGGCCGTGGCCTGGGCTATTTTCCATAGTCGCATTCCCATTATCAGTGCGGTCGGCCATGAAGTGGATGTCTCTATTAGTGACTTTGTCGCGGATGTTCGCGCTGCAACCCCCTCTGCCGCGGCAGAAATGGTCAGCATGGATCGCTTTGAATGGCTAGGTCGGTTTGAAAATGCTGAACGAGCTTTGCTGCGTGCTTGGTCCAATCGAATTCAGCATTGGCAGTTTCGAGTAGAGCAATTAAGCAAGCGCATCCGCCACCCGAGAGAGAAACTGCAAGAAAACATGCAGCGCTTGGATATGGCAAGCATGCGCCTGAATACGATTATGGAAAAGCAACTGCAGCGCGAGCAAACACGGGTTGCCCATCTCGTCCATCGCTTTTACCAAGTTCAACCTCAGCGGCAACTGGAGCGACAAAAACTGCAACTACAGCAGTTGAACAAACGTTTACAACTGGCCATGAAACAAGAACTGAACCAGTTCAAACATCGCCTGCAAAACCAAGCGGAAGTGTTGAATGCCGTAAGTCCATTGAGTACATTAGGACGCGGATACGCGATCCTCACCACCGAGAGCGGTGAAGCCATTCGCTCTAGCAAGCAAGTAACTGCAGGAGATACCATTCATGGGCGTCTAC
- a CDS encoding DUF3015 family protein: MKKLIAGAAFAVAASSSFASPAGCGLGTAVVFPEANEWYEHVMAATTNGTSGNQTFGMTSGTLGCEEANGPLKLARVFMDQNMEQLAVDSARGQGESLEALTTLIGVEQADKVEFSKTLQSNFDSIFVSTDASSEQAYSAMVEAMAANEKLAKYLG, encoded by the coding sequence ATGAAAAAACTAATCGCTGGTGCTGCATTCGCTGTAGCTGCTTCATCTTCTTTCGCTAGCCCTGCAGGTTGTGGTCTAGGTACGGCTGTTGTTTTCCCAGAAGCTAACGAATGGTATGAGCACGTAATGGCTGCAACTACTAACGGTACTTCTGGTAACCAAACTTTTGGTATGACCTCTGGTACTCTTGGTTGTGAAGAAGCAAACGGCCCTCTAAAACTAGCTCGCGTATTCATGGATCAAAACATGGAACAGTTAGCTGTTGATTCTGCACGTGGTCAAGGTGAGTCTCTAGAAGCACTTACTACTCTTATCGGTGTTGAGCAAGCTGATAAAGTTGAGTTTTCTAAAACTCTTCAATCTAACTTCGATTCAATCTTTGTAAGCACTGACGCTTCTTCTGAGCAAGCTTACTCTGCAATGGTTGAAGCTATGGCTGCAAACGAAAAATTGGCTAAGTACCTTGGCTAA
- a CDS encoding DUF4105 domain-containing protein, which translates to MRFIIFFIVLVLLRPAFAQISPAQIEQLSQNPKWLSLLHYRPHGFMETSYSEVDDDAFFLHQDGKYNAAKELAANIDQFSNENNQVLSDSSASCRFPERRYFIASQLPQLNLQPVKCPKYDEWRKDIHGDVLHLIFPSSYINSPSSMFGHTLFRLDGKQGHKLLSSAINFAAFTDPTDDEITFTYKGLTGGYPGYVSLVPYYEKVNEYSHMESRDIWEYELKLSQEEVDSFIRHIWELDQIRFDYFFIDENCSYRLLTILDAVNPQWRLSETFDSRTVPTDTIRALRARNLIANIEFRPSKTTNIEHQRLQLTHDMRELSRALSDNPYDQELQTRLSIYNEKQQAQMLELGYHYTRYLVTKKKESDPDIPKRSLKLLSLRSKVDFNQEAFTKVIEPVYRDDQGHGTYRYLFGLSRFQDKDYLEAGFRINYHDWLDNLPGYREGAQIEMGNVIFHGREDELKLKQFDVLHIRSLGPRNLFSHPISWQVQGGYERQPLMDDHWYVRVGGGASYEFLSGLIYSMGVVELSAIERDKNWFRMSAGPEIGWLKQNDLFNSFIKARWLYGVDDEEENLQAEIGMSISVSRDQQIRLLYQYQQYAMDNLQEDHDSLQIRYVLYQ; encoded by the coding sequence ATGCGTTTTATCATTTTTTTCATTGTACTAGTTTTACTTCGTCCGGCGTTTGCTCAGATAAGCCCTGCACAGATTGAACAACTCTCGCAAAATCCGAAGTGGCTTTCATTATTACATTATCGCCCCCATGGATTTATGGAAACATCATATAGTGAAGTAGATGATGATGCGTTTTTTCTTCACCAAGACGGTAAATACAATGCAGCTAAAGAACTAGCCGCGAATATCGATCAATTCTCAAATGAAAATAATCAAGTCTTGAGTGACTCTAGCGCCAGTTGTCGATTTCCTGAACGTCGCTACTTTATTGCTTCACAATTGCCGCAATTGAATTTACAGCCTGTTAAGTGTCCAAAATATGATGAGTGGCGAAAAGACATTCATGGTGATGTATTACATCTGATATTTCCGTCATCGTATATTAACAGTCCTTCTTCCATGTTTGGTCATACATTATTCCGTTTAGACGGAAAACAAGGTCATAAATTATTATCGTCTGCTATTAATTTTGCTGCCTTCACAGATCCAACTGATGATGAAATTACTTTTACTTATAAAGGTTTAACAGGCGGCTATCCGGGGTATGTATCGCTTGTCCCATACTATGAGAAAGTAAATGAATATAGTCATATGGAGAGCCGTGACATTTGGGAGTACGAATTAAAACTATCCCAAGAAGAGGTAGATAGTTTTATTCGTCACATCTGGGAGCTTGATCAAATTCGGTTTGACTATTTTTTTATTGATGAAAATTGCTCCTATCGACTACTGACTATTTTGGATGCAGTAAACCCTCAGTGGCGGTTGAGTGAAACATTTGATTCTCGAACAGTTCCGACAGATACGATACGCGCCCTTAGGGCTCGAAATTTGATTGCCAATATAGAGTTTAGGCCTTCAAAGACAACCAATATCGAGCATCAGCGTCTTCAGTTAACGCATGATATGAGAGAGCTTTCTCGTGCGCTCTCGGACAATCCATACGATCAGGAATTACAAACACGACTAAGCATCTATAATGAGAAACAGCAAGCTCAGATGCTTGAGTTAGGCTATCACTACACTCGCTATTTGGTCACGAAGAAAAAAGAGAGTGACCCAGATATCCCTAAGCGCAGTTTGAAATTGTTGTCCTTGCGATCAAAGGTCGATTTTAACCAAGAAGCTTTTACAAAAGTCATTGAACCTGTATATCGTGATGATCAAGGTCATGGAACCTATCGTTATCTTTTCGGTTTATCGCGCTTTCAAGATAAAGACTATTTGGAAGCGGGTTTTCGTATTAATTACCATGACTGGTTGGACAATTTACCTGGTTATCGGGAAGGTGCGCAAATCGAAATGGGGAATGTGATCTTTCACGGTCGTGAAGATGAATTGAAACTAAAGCAATTTGACGTATTACATATCCGTTCATTGGGGCCACGTAATTTATTTAGTCATCCTATTAGTTGGCAGGTTCAAGGCGGTTATGAGCGCCAGCCTTTAATGGACGATCATTGGTATGTTCGCGTAGGTGGCGGAGCTAGTTATGAGTTTCTTTCAGGTTTGATATACAGTATGGGTGTTGTAGAACTCTCAGCTATTGAACGAGATAAAAATTGGTTTCGTATGAGTGCGGGTCCTGAAATAGGTTGGCTAAAGCAAAATGATTTGTTTAATTCATTCATTAAAGCTCGGTGGTTATACGGTGTCGATGACGAAGAAGAAAACTTGCAAGCGGAAATTGGCATGTCTATCTCTGTTAGTCGAGATCAGCAAATAAGACTGCTTTATCAATACCAGCAATATGCAATGGATAATTT